A window of Epinephelus fuscoguttatus linkage group LG24, E.fuscoguttatus.final_Chr_v1 contains these coding sequences:
- the LOC125885051 gene encoding zinc finger protein ZFP2-like isoform X1, translated as MASPLPLSSMRLLLPPLRLLTAAMWQVARQQSVRHYGMLEDFVSLVTEAVPQLLTDRQRSLLLLALRVKVTLSDPDANAIHAHLDKIRSVSEATVDQQVDEWCSALLTLADKLTQSPTDTQRLLQEVFDHSFDSALQSLISDFLSRMDQLFPVPDFKQAASWLDAAPGGLEDCLQEADRDNLRELLTNQSCLLGHVTTTVGPDTEKILLSAWTHPLFTKLTNPEPPPADAQDQSDPLLDVELVKVEVVVMTEDEQEEVEEIVIGQSQVEQEVSNESSAMGGVTPVMVESDRLKNSPGGLADQSEDTGETHTVSQSDAACSEVTPNALYSISHNSQRVAHKCPQCGKCFIYRSQVIRHLRTNKSCGLALTTGVAVNMRSALEEEPSPPEPHPSRTHSCFQCNAIFETKAELLSHQRSHRARPIYQCGQCDKEFHHLSSLTNHKQTHLDRGGFTCSRCDKVFESAKERDTHRLQHRLPDLTCTVCDQTFSSQTQLLRHLQTHSVEGAEPCYNCRFCDQTFSGVTQLRIHQRTHTFRSYQCDQCSKTYGSLTGLQSHRASHTTESRFLCPQCGKRFKTRDGLEGHLRTHTGERPYRCPYCPKDFTALAGLNVHVRRHTGERPYVCTVCGKGWPSGGDLQKHMRTHTGERPYVCQDCGKAFSISCHLTEHRRIHTGEKPFSCPECGKCLRRKFDLKKHMLSHSDVRPYACAYCPKSYTRKTHLNRHLLTHRTADRKEELPETADEA; from the exons ATGG CTTcgcctctccccctctcctccatgcgcctcctcctccctcctctccgcCTGCTCACGGCGGCCATGTGGCAGGTCGCTCGGCAGCAAAGCGTGAGGCATTATGGGATGCTGGAGGACTTTGTTTCCCTGGTGACGGAGGCCGTCCCGCAGCTGCTGACGGACAGGCAGAggagcctgctgctgctggcgcTGAGAGTCAAG GTGACCCTCAGTGACCCAGACGCTAATGCCATCCACGCCCACCTGGATAAGATCCGCTCCGTCTCCGAGGCGACG GTGGACCAACAGGTGGATGAGTGGTGTTCAGCTCTGTTGACTCTGGCGGACAAACTGACGCAGAGTCCGACAGACACACAGCGCCTCCTGCAG GAGGTGTTTGACCACAGCTTTGACTCCGCCCTCCAGTCCCTCATATCTGACTTCCTGTCCAGGATGGACCAACTGTTTCCTGTGCCGGACTTCAAACAG GCAGCCTCCTGGCTCGACGCTGCCCCCGGTGGTCTGGAGGACTGTCTGCAGGAGGCCGACAGAGACAACCTCAGGGAgctgctgaccaatcagagctgttTGCTGGGACATGTGACCACCACAG tgGGTCCTGACACGGAGAAGATCCTCCTCTCAGCCTGGACCCACCCCCTCTTCACCAAACTAACCAATCCAGAGCCTCCTCCCGCTGACGCCCAGGACCAATCGGATCCTCTCCTTGACGTGGAGCTGGtgaaggtggaggtggtggtgatgaCAGAGGATGAGcaggaggaggtagaggagaTTGTGATTGGTCAGTCTCAGGTGGAGCAGGAAGTGTCCAATGAGAGCTCAGCCATGGGCGGAGTCACACCTGTGATGGTGGAGTCGGACAG GTTGAAGAACTCACCTGGAGGATTGGCCGACCAATCAGAggacacaggtgagacacatacag tcagccaatcagatgcaGCCTGTTCTGAGGTCACACCTAACGCTCTGTACAGCATCTCCCATAATTCCCAGCGGGTGGCTCACAAGTGTCCTCAGTGTGGTAAATGTTTCATCTACAGATCTCAG gtgATCCGTCACTTGCGTACCAACAAGTCCTGTGGGTTGGCGCTGACGACGGGCGTAGCTGTGAACATGCGGAGTGCACTTGAAGAAGAGCCCAGCCCTCCAGAGCCCCACCCTTCCAGGACCCACTCCTGTTTCCAGTGTAACGCCATCTTTGAAACtaaagcagagctgctgtctcaCCAGCGCAGCCACCGGGCGCGCCCCATCTACCAATGTGGCCAGTGTGACAAGGAGTTCCACCACCTGTCCAGTCTGACCAATCACAAGCAGACGCACCTGGACAGAGGCGGGTTCACCTGCAGCAGGTGCGACAAGGTGTTTGAGTCGGCCAAAGAGAGAGACACCCATCGGCTGCAGCACCGGCTGCCGGACCTCACCTGTACAGTGTGCGACCAGACGTTCAGCTCTCAGACTCAACTGCTGCGACACCTGCAGACCCACTCTGTGGAGGGAGCTGAGCCCTGCTACAACTGTCGCTTCTGTGACCAGACCTTCTCAG GAGTGACCCAACTTCGTATCCACCAGCGAACACACACTTTCCGCTCATACCAGTGTGACCAGTGCAGCAAGACCTATGGCTCTCTGACCGGCCTCCAATCACACCGGGCAAGCCACACCACCGAGAGCCGCTTCCTGTGCCCGCAGTGTGGCAAACGCTTCAAGACCCGCGATGGGCTGGAGGGCCACCTGAGGACACACACCGGGGAGCGGCCCTACCGCTGCCCCTACTGCCCTAAAGACTTTACTGCACTCGCTGGCCTAAATGTGCACGTGCGCCGGCACACTGGGGAGCGCCCATATGTGTGCACTGTGTGTGGTAAGGGCTGGCCGTCTGGAGGAGACCTGCAGAaacacatgaggactcacacAGGTGAACGGCCATATGTTTGCCAGGACTGTGGGAAGGCCTTCTCCATCTCCTGTCACCTGACAGAACACCGGAGGATACACACCG GAGAGAAGCCCTTCTCGTGTCCGGAGTGCGGCAAATGTTTGCGGAGGAAGTTTGACCTGAAGAAACACATGTTGTCTCACAGCGACGTGCGTCCGTACGCCTGCGCCTACTGTCCGAAGAGCTACACCCGTAAGACTCACCTGAACAGACACCTGCTGACACACCGGACAGCAGACAGGAAGGAGGAGTTGCCGGAGACGGCTGATGAGGCCTGA
- the LOC125885051 gene encoding zinc finger protein ZFP2-like isoform X2: MASPLPLSSMRLLLPPLRLLTAAMWQVARQQSVRHYGMLEDFVSLVTEAVPQLLTDRQRSLLLLALRVKVTLSDPDANAIHAHLDKIRSVSEATVDQQVDEWCSALLTLADKLTQSPTDTQRLLQEVFDHSFDSALQSLISDFLSRMDQLFPVPDFKQAASWLDAAPGGLEDCLQEADRDNLRELLTNQSCLLGHVTTTVGPDTEKILLSAWTHPLFTKLTNPEPPPADAQDQSDPLLDVELVKVEVVVMTEDEQEEVEEIVIGQSQVEQEVSNESSAMGGVTPVMVESDRLKNSPGGLADQSEDTVSQSDAACSEVTPNALYSISHNSQRVAHKCPQCGKCFIYRSQVIRHLRTNKSCGLALTTGVAVNMRSALEEEPSPPEPHPSRTHSCFQCNAIFETKAELLSHQRSHRARPIYQCGQCDKEFHHLSSLTNHKQTHLDRGGFTCSRCDKVFESAKERDTHRLQHRLPDLTCTVCDQTFSSQTQLLRHLQTHSVEGAEPCYNCRFCDQTFSGVTQLRIHQRTHTFRSYQCDQCSKTYGSLTGLQSHRASHTTESRFLCPQCGKRFKTRDGLEGHLRTHTGERPYRCPYCPKDFTALAGLNVHVRRHTGERPYVCTVCGKGWPSGGDLQKHMRTHTGERPYVCQDCGKAFSISCHLTEHRRIHTGEKPFSCPECGKCLRRKFDLKKHMLSHSDVRPYACAYCPKSYTRKTHLNRHLLTHRTADRKEELPETADEA, from the exons ATGG CTTcgcctctccccctctcctccatgcgcctcctcctccctcctctccgcCTGCTCACGGCGGCCATGTGGCAGGTCGCTCGGCAGCAAAGCGTGAGGCATTATGGGATGCTGGAGGACTTTGTTTCCCTGGTGACGGAGGCCGTCCCGCAGCTGCTGACGGACAGGCAGAggagcctgctgctgctggcgcTGAGAGTCAAG GTGACCCTCAGTGACCCAGACGCTAATGCCATCCACGCCCACCTGGATAAGATCCGCTCCGTCTCCGAGGCGACG GTGGACCAACAGGTGGATGAGTGGTGTTCAGCTCTGTTGACTCTGGCGGACAAACTGACGCAGAGTCCGACAGACACACAGCGCCTCCTGCAG GAGGTGTTTGACCACAGCTTTGACTCCGCCCTCCAGTCCCTCATATCTGACTTCCTGTCCAGGATGGACCAACTGTTTCCTGTGCCGGACTTCAAACAG GCAGCCTCCTGGCTCGACGCTGCCCCCGGTGGTCTGGAGGACTGTCTGCAGGAGGCCGACAGAGACAACCTCAGGGAgctgctgaccaatcagagctgttTGCTGGGACATGTGACCACCACAG tgGGTCCTGACACGGAGAAGATCCTCCTCTCAGCCTGGACCCACCCCCTCTTCACCAAACTAACCAATCCAGAGCCTCCTCCCGCTGACGCCCAGGACCAATCGGATCCTCTCCTTGACGTGGAGCTGGtgaaggtggaggtggtggtgatgaCAGAGGATGAGcaggaggaggtagaggagaTTGTGATTGGTCAGTCTCAGGTGGAGCAGGAAGTGTCCAATGAGAGCTCAGCCATGGGCGGAGTCACACCTGTGATGGTGGAGTCGGACAG GTTGAAGAACTCACCTGGAGGATTGGCCGACCAATCAGAggacacag tcagccaatcagatgcaGCCTGTTCTGAGGTCACACCTAACGCTCTGTACAGCATCTCCCATAATTCCCAGCGGGTGGCTCACAAGTGTCCTCAGTGTGGTAAATGTTTCATCTACAGATCTCAG gtgATCCGTCACTTGCGTACCAACAAGTCCTGTGGGTTGGCGCTGACGACGGGCGTAGCTGTGAACATGCGGAGTGCACTTGAAGAAGAGCCCAGCCCTCCAGAGCCCCACCCTTCCAGGACCCACTCCTGTTTCCAGTGTAACGCCATCTTTGAAACtaaagcagagctgctgtctcaCCAGCGCAGCCACCGGGCGCGCCCCATCTACCAATGTGGCCAGTGTGACAAGGAGTTCCACCACCTGTCCAGTCTGACCAATCACAAGCAGACGCACCTGGACAGAGGCGGGTTCACCTGCAGCAGGTGCGACAAGGTGTTTGAGTCGGCCAAAGAGAGAGACACCCATCGGCTGCAGCACCGGCTGCCGGACCTCACCTGTACAGTGTGCGACCAGACGTTCAGCTCTCAGACTCAACTGCTGCGACACCTGCAGACCCACTCTGTGGAGGGAGCTGAGCCCTGCTACAACTGTCGCTTCTGTGACCAGACCTTCTCAG GAGTGACCCAACTTCGTATCCACCAGCGAACACACACTTTCCGCTCATACCAGTGTGACCAGTGCAGCAAGACCTATGGCTCTCTGACCGGCCTCCAATCACACCGGGCAAGCCACACCACCGAGAGCCGCTTCCTGTGCCCGCAGTGTGGCAAACGCTTCAAGACCCGCGATGGGCTGGAGGGCCACCTGAGGACACACACCGGGGAGCGGCCCTACCGCTGCCCCTACTGCCCTAAAGACTTTACTGCACTCGCTGGCCTAAATGTGCACGTGCGCCGGCACACTGGGGAGCGCCCATATGTGTGCACTGTGTGTGGTAAGGGCTGGCCGTCTGGAGGAGACCTGCAGAaacacatgaggactcacacAGGTGAACGGCCATATGTTTGCCAGGACTGTGGGAAGGCCTTCTCCATCTCCTGTCACCTGACAGAACACCGGAGGATACACACCG GAGAGAAGCCCTTCTCGTGTCCGGAGTGCGGCAAATGTTTGCGGAGGAAGTTTGACCTGAAGAAACACATGTTGTCTCACAGCGACGTGCGTCCGTACGCCTGCGCCTACTGTCCGAAGAGCTACACCCGTAAGACTCACCTGAACAGACACCTGCTGACACACCGGACAGCAGACAGGAAGGAGGAGTTGCCGGAGACGGCTGATGAGGCCTGA